In Salmonella enterica subsp. enterica serovar Typhimurium str. LT2, a single window of DNA contains:
- a CDS encoding putative aminotransferase (similar to E. coli putative regulator (AAC75481.1); Blastp hit to AAC75481.1 (298 aa), 54% identity in aa 1 - 296), producing the protein MNLGTLVSETRNPQTMDLDALPTPELVKRFNEQDTLVAEAVKATLPDVARAVDAAAAALKSGGRIIYMGAGTSGRLGVLDASECPPTFGVPHGLVVGLIAGGPGALLKAVEGAEDSQQAGEDDLVALNLQEQDLVVGLAASGRTPYVIGGLRYARQSGCTTVAVSCNPDSPIAREANIAISPVVGPEALTGSTRLKSGTAQKMVLNMISTGAMVKFGKVYQNLMVDMKATNVKLVDRACRMVVEATGIGREEAEALLKQTDFEVKPAILMALTGLDAAAAREKLAAHQGFLRAALEH; encoded by the coding sequence ATGAATCTTGGTACCTTAGTGTCTGAAACCCGTAACCCGCAAACGATGGATCTGGATGCGTTGCCTACTCCTGAATTAGTTAAGCGTTTTAATGAACAGGATACGCTGGTAGCGGAAGCGGTAAAAGCCACTCTGCCTGACGTTGCGCGTGCGGTGGATGCCGCTGCGGCGGCGCTGAAGTCTGGCGGACGTATCATCTATATGGGCGCGGGCACCAGTGGTCGGCTTGGCGTACTGGATGCCTCTGAATGCCCCCCGACGTTTGGCGTTCCGCACGGTCTGGTCGTCGGGCTGATTGCCGGTGGGCCGGGCGCGTTGCTGAAAGCGGTCGAAGGCGCGGAAGACAGCCAACAGGCAGGCGAAGACGATCTTGTCGCGCTAAATCTGCAAGAACAGGATCTGGTTGTGGGGCTCGCGGCGTCGGGTCGTACACCCTATGTGATTGGCGGCCTGCGCTATGCGCGACAGTCCGGTTGTACCACTGTTGCCGTCTCCTGTAATCCAGATTCGCCTATTGCGCGGGAGGCTAATATCGCTATTTCGCCCGTTGTCGGGCCGGAAGCGCTTACCGGCTCCACGCGGCTGAAATCCGGCACCGCGCAGAAAATGGTGCTCAATATGATTTCTACCGGCGCGATGGTGAAATTCGGCAAGGTCTATCAAAACCTGATGGTGGATATGAAAGCCACCAACGTCAAACTGGTCGATCGCGCGTGTCGGATGGTCGTTGAAGCGACCGGGATAGGTCGTGAAGAAGCAGAAGCGTTGCTGAAACAGACCGATTTTGAGGTTAAGCCCGCCATTTTGATGGCGCTTACGGGGCTGGATGCTGCAGCCGCCAGGGAAAAACTTGCCGCTCATCAGGGCTTTTTAAGGGCGGCGTTAGAACACTAA
- the yfhH gene encoding putative ABC superfamily transport protein (membrane; similar to E. coli orf, hypothetical protein (AAC75614.1); Blastp hit to AAC75614.1 (306 aa), 83% identity in aa 25 - 306) — protein MNCLIRIRQRYPDLAQSDRKLADYLLAQPDTARHLSSQQLAAEAGVSQSSVVKFAQKLGFKGFPALKLALSEALASNPNPHSVPVHNQIRGDDPMRLVGEKLIKENVAAMHATLDVNSEEKLLESVTMLRHARRIVITGIGASGLVAQNFAWKLLKIGINAVVERDMHALLATVQALAPEDLLLAISYSGERRELNLAADETLRAGAKILAITGFSPNALQQRATRCLYTIAEEQATRSAAISSTHAQMMLTDLLFMALVQQDLERAPERIRHSEALVKKLV, from the coding sequence ATGAACTGTTTGATTCGTATTCGCCAGCGTTATCCGGATCTCGCGCAAAGCGACAGGAAACTGGCGGATTATCTGCTCGCGCAACCGGATACGGCGCGGCATCTGAGCTCGCAGCAACTGGCGGCTGAAGCGGGCGTCAGCCAATCCAGCGTAGTCAAGTTCGCGCAAAAACTGGGGTTTAAAGGGTTTCCGGCGTTGAAACTGGCTCTCAGCGAAGCGTTGGCCAGCAATCCTAATCCGCATTCCGTTCCCGTTCATAACCAGATTCGCGGCGACGATCCGATGCGCCTGGTCGGGGAAAAATTAATTAAAGAGAATGTGGCGGCGATGCACGCCACGCTGGACGTTAACAGTGAAGAAAAGCTGTTAGAAAGCGTCACGATGCTGCGCCACGCCCGCCGTATTGTGATCACCGGGATTGGCGCCTCTGGGCTGGTGGCGCAAAATTTTGCCTGGAAGCTACTGAAGATTGGCATTAACGCGGTGGTTGAGCGCGATATGCACGCCCTGCTGGCGACGGTGCAGGCGCTGGCGCCGGAGGATCTGCTGCTGGCGATCTCTTATTCCGGGGAACGGCGCGAGCTGAACCTGGCGGCGGACGAAACATTACGCGCAGGCGCGAAGATCCTGGCCATTACCGGTTTTTCTCCCAACGCCTTGCAGCAGCGCGCCACCCGCTGTCTGTATACGATTGCTGAAGAGCAGGCGACGCGCAGCGCCGCTATCTCCTCGACACATGCGCAAATGATGTTGACCGACTTACTGTTTATGGCGCTGGTACAACAGGATTTAGAGCGGGCGCCGGAGCGTATTCGCCATAGCGAGGCGCTGGTAAAAAAACTGGTTTGA
- a CDS encoding putative ketopantoate reductase (similar to E. coli involved in thiamin biosynthesis, alternative pyrimidine biosynthesis (AAC73528.1); Blastp hit to AAC73528.1 (303 aa), 26% identity in aa 1 - 291): MKIAIAGAGAMGCRFGYMLLEAGHDVTLIDGWQEHVDAIRSKGLFVETETTQKYYPIPAMLADESQGEFELVILFTKAMQLDSMLQRIKPLLPAAKVVMILSNGLGNIETLEKYVDRQKIYAGVTLWSSELEGAGHIMATGTGTIELQPIASQDSAQEAKVIATLNSAGLNAEISPDVLLSIWKKAAFNSVMNTYCALLDCNVGGFGQRPGALDLAQAVVDEFVLVAASQNIPLTEQMVMNTVKKVFDPRESGHHYPSMHQDLHKGRLTEIDYLNGAIARIGAQNNIAVPVNKLLTQLIHAKEAQ; this comes from the coding sequence ATGAAAATTGCAATCGCAGGTGCAGGCGCTATGGGATGTCGTTTTGGCTATATGCTGCTGGAGGCCGGGCACGACGTGACGCTTATTGATGGCTGGCAGGAGCATGTCGACGCTATTCGTAGCAAGGGGTTGTTTGTCGAAACGGAAACGACTCAGAAGTATTACCCCATCCCTGCTATGTTGGCTGATGAATCCCAGGGGGAGTTTGAGCTGGTTATTCTGTTTACCAAAGCCATGCAGTTGGATAGCATGTTACAGCGTATTAAGCCGCTGCTGCCAGCCGCGAAGGTCGTGATGATTTTATCTAACGGCCTGGGAAATATCGAAACCCTGGAGAAATATGTCGATCGGCAGAAAATCTATGCGGGTGTGACGTTATGGTCCAGCGAACTGGAGGGGGCTGGGCATATTATGGCCACCGGTACCGGAACGATTGAACTGCAGCCGATAGCCAGCCAGGATTCGGCTCAAGAGGCTAAGGTCATTGCCACCCTTAATAGTGCTGGATTGAATGCTGAAATAAGCCCTGACGTATTATTATCGATCTGGAAGAAAGCAGCCTTTAATAGCGTAATGAACACCTATTGCGCGTTACTGGATTGTAATGTCGGCGGATTTGGTCAGCGGCCTGGTGCTTTAGATTTAGCGCAAGCGGTAGTTGATGAGTTTGTGTTAGTTGCTGCCAGCCAGAATATTCCGTTGACTGAGCAAATGGTGATGAATACGGTGAAGAAAGTGTTCGATCCGCGTGAGAGCGGCCACCACTATCCTTCTATGCATCAGGATTTACATAAAGGCCGACTGACCGAAATCGACTATTTAAATGGTGCGATTGCGCGAATCGGCGCTCAGAACAATATTGCCGTACCGGTTAACAAACTCCTGACGCAATTGATTCACGCTAAAGAAGCGCAATAA